CCAcgtttaagaaaaaaattcaccagCGCAACGAAGCAGCTTCTCCCCGCTCGCCGCTCAGCTGCCCCATGGCTGTGACTCTCGGGAAGCTGCTCCTGCGCGGCAGTAGGAGATGGCCGAGCGGGGTGCCTCCACTTGATAAGTTGGGGAGTGCTTCCAACGGCAGCGTCGGCGAGGTGGGAGATGTGCACAACATGATAGACCCCCCGTtaggggaagaggaggattACCCGTCGTATGTGCAACCGAACGAGAAGAGCAGCTGCGACAGGTGGGCCGAAAGCTGGAAAGACGCAAATGTAAAGGGTgtagaaggaaaagaaaaaagaggtcATTATGCCACCCCCCCAGTGAGTGACAACCCCGCGTATACAGTTCCCTACAGATACAAAGTGGTGATTCCGCCGAGGcgaaaaaaggtgaaagaTATTTCAGATGTGAATGAGCAGAAGAGGGGAGAGAAAAGCAAAGGGGCATCCCCAAATGAATCAAACGACCCTATGGAAAACATAAAAGAGGAGTACAGTCGAGATGTCAGCGACCAGATGAGTTACTCCGATTTCGTAGGGTTCAGAAATCCAACCCTAGAAACTTGGGATAACTACAGGTACTGGCAAGATAGTGGGttcaaaaaatttctacACAGAACGTTCCCAATAAAGTTACCTGAACATAGGACACTGAACCCATTGTTAAGAGAATACATTTACTTTTTACATTCATTTGATCCGTTTCGATTTTCTGTGAAGAAGCTGAGCGAGAGGTACTTCCTCTCCCAGAATTGCATCCACTCCATTTATAAAGAGGAGAGTGTGAAGCGATTCCTCCGAGAGAACCAGCTGTGCGATGAGAAGACAAAACGAAttagcaaaagggaagccgttttaaaaattaaagagttGATATATGCCAACAAGTTAGGCTACAAAGATGCTGGTGACtttgaaaatgtgaagaatgaGGAGGACCAATTTCAGGGGCACAAGAACACCTTCGATGCTATCAACAGGCAGGTTATCCAGGTGGAGTCCATTTCTGCCTTCCCCTTGCCCGACCGGCGCGACCCCGTGCCCAAGCGAGTCGACGTCGACATCCCCGTGGCGAACTCCGCCAACGTGAAGGTTATGAACTGGGTCAACCCGAACGATAAGGTCGTTTTTTGAGCGGCGCAAAATCACCAACGAATGCCACTTTGAAGAGGACTGCCCCCCACAGAGCGGCAGacttgttctttttttttttttctttttttttcgtgcaaaTTGTCGTGCGTCCCTCTCGCATGCGCGCGGTTGGCTCTGTTGTAATGCGCGTTAAAATGCTGATGGATGACCGCGCTGGGACACCTCTGAACGGCGGCGGACACCCCCCCGTATGCATATCCGTATGCATACCCGCGCGCACCACGGGTGCCCCAAACGGATGACTATTTTTTCACATGGACagacgataaaaaaaaaaaaaaaaaaaaaaaaaattccacctGTTTTTCCGTACCAAAGTGGCACACAAAAAGCGTTCTCCCTATATTTTTCtcgtccccctttttgccccttcggATCGGCGGCAGAGGGCATCCTCAACCATTTCAGGTGTGCATATCTGGGGGGGTACGCGGCGTTGAGGCGGTTTCACGGTGTCTGCGAAAAGGCGCACACGTGGGTTCCTCTCTCCACTTCGTTCTGCCACAACGTGTTTCCTCTCCCCTTCGCCTCTCTTTTGCCTACCAACTGGGCACCCCCCCACCCCGCAGGATGAAGCTGCCCCTCGGAGTTGTCCTCTCGGTTATGCTCCTCCTGGGGCTAATCTGCGCCgagggggacccccccaAGCCACGCAGGAGAGACAAATACAGGAACAAATTCCGGAAGCTCCACAAGATACCCACCTTGAGCAACGACTCGGATCGAAACTTCCTGCAGATGAAGTCCGCGCACATTTATAACCCCTCCATCGCGTACAGAGGTTGGCCTGCCGGAGTGTGCCCCTCGCTTGGCGGAGACTAAGCCCCACTGCCACGGCGGACGCCCCGCAAAAGGGAGATCCACTCATGTGGGTGCCTACCTTTGTTTGCGTATCATTGCATTCCCACctgcgctcccccccccccccccgcagaccTCTTCGACAACAACTCCATGGGGACGTCCACCATTTACTACAACCGCCTGATGTGGGGAGCCGTCATCTTCCTATTCATGTTCATACTGGTGAGCAGCATAGGGGTGTACCTTTACGTGAAGAGCTTGGAGAGCAGCGCGCCGAAGAAGAGGCACGTGAAGAACGCCACAAACTACTACGTCGTCAACCCGATCGTGCCCTACGCGTAGGAAGTTTTGCACGCTTCAACCGCGTAGCGTCTTTTGCGCATTTCAACCGCTTATCGTGTCAATCGAGGGAGAGCAACCCACCCTGCGGTTGGACACAAACACGCGGTCACCGCCGCggttgcccccccccccctccccgttGTGGATCACGCTAAACATTGaagaggattttttttttttccccccctctcaAATGTAATTACGAGAAAACCCTTTTGGAGAACACCCCCGCTTTGCGGgatgaattaaaagaaaaaaaaaaaaaaaaaaaaaatgccactcTGACTGATTCATTTCTCTAATGGGCAGTTCAATCTGTGTGTAAAAATTCTGCGTCCCACGAGGGGCATGcatcttcccttttcgcgTTGAGGGGAGTCATTTTGGAGGAACGGCCCGCGGAACGATCAGCGGAACGATCAGCGGAACGATCAGCGGAACGATCAGCGGAATGATCAGCGGAACGATCAGCGGAACGATCAGCGGAACGATCAGCGGAATGATCAGCGAAACGGCCTTTCCGGTGGCCGCCCAAATCAACTGCGTCCCTTTGGTCACAACTTTGTGAGGGACCCTTGCTGATGTTCCTTCTGCCCGGGTGGGCCCCCACACCTGATGCGGTTCCTTCTGTTAACCCACTGACGATTCTCCTCTTTCCCGCATGGTGACCGTGGCGAGGTGCACACACTGCGTATGGGGGGGAGGTTATCCCGTCCGCgttaaaaaagagaaactgCCTTGaccacacacatgtgcgaGGGTACAATGGCCTGGGCTGAAATGTTCCCGCTTTTCGCGCGCAGGAGGGCTGTTcgcaattaattttattccccccccttcagttttttttttttttttttctgttagccattttgcccctttttcggTGTGCAAACGGGATTGCCTTGTCGCGTCGTTATTTTGTTCCACCTGGGGGAATCGGCTCGCGCAATCACCTCCCGTAATCGCCTCAAACCATTTGTGTGCACCGCGGAgttcacttcccccccgcgctccgtcgcaaaaaaaattgccgcAGGGAGAGGGGAACCGCccgaagggaaaaaaaaggcgcgaaCGGGGAAGTCAAGCGGAAGGTCCAGCCGCATAAAGCAGCCGCATAAACCAACGGAATTAACCAACCCAATGAACCACCGAATGAACGAACGAATGACCCACCCCCCAGATGGGACACCCATTTCACGATCGCCAGCTTCACCCAGCCCGACGCGCCCCGCAAAAGCAGTTCCAAATATTCTCCTAAATTTCATCCCCATCTGAGGGTTTACTCCCCTGATTATCCCCCCTGGATAAGCATCACTTTTGGGTAACACGGTTAACAGGATGGCTAGCgaaggaggtaaaaaaaaaaaaagcgatttgttccataaaaaaaaaaaaaaaaaaaaaaaaaaatgcccacTGAGTGCGCGTTCCTCTTAATATGCacacttctttccccccccctgcagctgTCAAACTGAAGGACAACCAGTGGGATGTGTCCAACTACAAAAACGAAAAGCTGGTCACACTCGACCAAGTGGAAGTGAACAACGCAGTGAACATTTACCACTGCGAAGGAAGCACATTCGtaattgaaaatgaaaaattcaaatCGCTAGCTATGCACAAGTGCGTCAAGTGTAACGTCGTTTTGAAAAACTTAATTTCATCCATCGAAATAATTAGCTCGAGTAAAGCCAAGGTGCAGGTGCTGGGTAAGTGCTCTTCCATTTCGATTGACAAGTCTACGGGGGTGCAGATTTATCTGTCTAAGGAGAACAGCGAATCTGAGTTTACCACCGCGCTGTCATCCGAAATGAATGTTCAtcttgaaaatgaaaatggggAGTGGACCGAAATTACCATTCCGGAGCAGTTTCAACATCGCCTGGCAAATGGGAAGCTCCTCACGAGAGTGTCAGATCTGTACTCATTTTGACGTCCGCGGCGCAGCGCGTTTTGAGGCGACCCCCACAGGTGGTGACATCCCGGAAGAGGTGTAGAGGGGTATGCGACGGGTAACATTTGGCTCGAGTATCCcactattattttattttattattttattttattttattttattatttttttttttttttttttttttttttacctttcccGTCtgggcttcttcccctttcacCGTTGCACATTTTGTCATCTACCATTTGACCCCTCCTGTGGTGCACTCATtcgggagggaaaaaaaaagaggcatcACTACACCTACATGGtgattattaaaaaaaacagctcgAAGAGAGACTTTTCCTCCAACCCAAGTGGGAACTCCCTCCATGGGTGGAGTTTTCCCCATGTGCTTTGTGCAGCAGAAGCGGGTTAGTCACCTtggcaacattttttttttttctgtcacATTTTCTGCTTACCAGGTTATCATCACACCTGTGCAAAGTGGGGGATACTTTAGAGGGTCATCTCGGGGAAGGAGGGCCATCTGGAGGGGCATTGCGGGGACGAATGGCTGCGCTAAGTCACTCGCGCTATTCGCGTGACCCACCTGTACACATGCGCCGCTCCCACTGGTAGAGGGCCCATCCCACTTGCCTCAAAACAACGTGGCGCAATTTCACTTGGAGGGAGGCCACTTTCGAAGCGGCTCCACCTGAATGTACCGCCTCCCGAAGAGAAgcgcaccttttttttttgcatattgcggggtgaaaaaaaaggaaaaaaaaaaaaattaaatatctCTACAGAATGTTATAACAACCGCGTAACCCCCAAATGGTGAATCCCAAGTGAGAGCGGAAAGGCTAGCAGCCCGTGCGGAACGCGAACGAGCAGATACGTTTCTTTCAGTTTCCACGTAGAGCAGTTTTCTCCCCGAGTGTTCAACGCgggaaagagggaaaaaaacgtccTTTTGTTCCCAACGCTCATGTGCAGGCGAGCAgtcagaagaaaaattgcacaacTGGGCTACTAACCGCGCCAGCTAAAATCGCTCCTCCCACGTTGGAAGGACGCCGTGCAACCGTAAATCGTGCTTCCCTTCCCATTGTGCAAAATGCGGATTTTGAAGAAGGCCGTGAACCGGTGGGGCTTCGCGGCGGCGTCGCCCCTGGGAAACCGGAAGGTGTGCTGCCTCCCCGGTGTGCACAAGTTAGTCGGCGGTGTGGGTGGCCCGCTGAACAGCACTAACGGAGCGCCACTAAACAACACGAACGGAGCGCCACTAAACAACACGAACGGAGCGCCGCTAAACCGAGCCAACCCGTTCCCATCGAAGCGGAGTATGGCCAGCGGCGCGAGCGTCCCCTACGCGAAGGACagccaaatggaagaacaaaTGAGCAACGAGGAAATCATCAAATTTTtcgaagaaaataaaaacatgaaCATAGACAAGCTGTACAATATGGTGAAAAACttgagcagaaaaaaaatggaggaaaggaaaaaaattgtggaggACGACAAATTTCTTGGCATCCTTGAAGAAATCGAAAACAGAATAAACATTATGAACACGAGGTATTTGTGCAATTTCTCCCTACGGTTGGTCAGCCTGTCCATAAATAAtgatgatataaaaaaattattaaccaAAATAAGTGAAcaggttttaaaaaaaatgaatgtgaATCCTCGGGACTTGGTTGGAATATGTTTTGCCTTAAGTCTATGCAACAATGtgaatgaatatttttttgaacatgtgaaaaaggaaaccatTTCGAACATCGACGCGTACACACCGACGTTGCTAACACAGTTGCTGGAGAGTATGAGACTTTCCCAAAATTTGGACATCGAGTTAACCAATTTGATCATCGAAAAAATGTGTGAAGAAATTGATCGCTTTACAACGAAAGATGTTACACTTGCGCTGAAGACGTTGTCCATGGCTGGCATCCCAAGAGGTTTTCTCATCAGACGTCTGTGCAATCTTGTGTTTGATAATATATCTCACTTCCATCACTCCGCGTtggtaaatattttatacaatttaACCAAACTGAAATTCACCACGACGAATCATATTGACgtgatttacaaaaatgtggaggaaCACTTGGAAGAGTGTAACGTCACGACGCTGTGTGAATTGCTGTACACTTTTTACATGAAcgaaataaatgaagaaaataaaattcgaaaaattttttatcacctGCAGTATGACCATTTTAATACGACCAAAACGGCTGTCATCATCGATTTTGTTCATGCCGCTACGTATTATAAGAATTACGTGGATGGGGAAAAGCTAACCAAATTAATTGACTTGCTGTTCAAGCGGAATGTGCCAAAGTCGCTCACCCTCATTGCCAAGATAAGGGAGCCCATTTATTTTCTCGCAGGGGATGAACAGTTTATGTTCGATTTGAACAGCATATCCCCCTCGTGGCTAAATGCCATGAATGACTTCCTCCGAATTGACCACGAAAAACTGCAAGCGTTGAAAACATTTCATGAAGTACAAAATGTGCTAAATACAATTGCgccaaattttaaattaaattttgttcccctACAAATTGTCAATTCGTTCTCAGTGGACTTtatcgaaaatgaaaaaaaaatcatcatcGATTTGGATACCATCGTCAGGCATACATCGTTCCAAATGAAACACAAGCACTTTGAAAAACTGGGATATAAAACTGCCAAAATTCACTTTTGGAAATGGAGAAAATGTAGATCGGAAAAGGAACAACAGAACTATCTGTCTGACATCATTTACTCCGTCACTGATAGGCGGACGAGCGCCACGGAGCAGCCCGCCGGAGAAAGTGgcgaggaaaaacaaataagcGCTTCACAGGGGTGACTGCGCAGGACCGTACGCAGGGTTATATACCCCACCTGTACACACACCTCCCACGCGGGCGAAAATAGCCCCTCCATGCGCTTCACGGTTAGCAAATACTcccaagagggggaaaacccAGTCTTACCATTACCACTACCGTTACGGCATCCTTTTTGTACTGGTCCCCCTCATGGTTGCCGCACAATGCGGACCTCTGCCcggttggaaaaaaaaacaccttaCTTGTTAAGGCGAAAATTTTACGTTATGCTCCTCTCCaggtagctatttttttttttttttttaaactagCCAAACTGTTATGAACAGTTCGTGCAACTGttggggataaaaaaaaaaaaaaaaaaaacacacacacgcacaaaTGCACTTACGCAACAGTGCACCGCGGAGGAATAACCAATTGGAGCTGAACTACGCCCCCTTGTCGCCCCCGTCCTGCGCGTCTCCCTTCTCGCCGCCAAAAGGCCAACTCTGCGAAAAGGAATAGTCCGCCAGCTCCGGCTTCTTGTACTTAAATCTGCTGGTCTcgttgaaaattttaaagtacTCCAACACCTTTACATAGTTCGTGGGCTTATCTATTGCTTCCGCCTGGTTGATGGACGACAGACACTGCAAATACCGCGTGCCTTCTATTC
Above is a genomic segment from Plasmodium vivax chromosome 2, whole genome shotgun sequence containing:
- a CDS encoding hypothetical protein, conserved (encoded by transcript PVX_081495A), whose translation is MAVTLGKLLLRGSRRWPSGVPPLDKLGSASNGSVGEVGDVHNMIDPPLGEEEDYPSYVQPNEKSSCDRWAESWKDANVKGVEGKEKRGHYATPPVSDNPAYTVPYRYKVVIPPRRKKVKDISDVNEQKRGEKSKGASPNESNDPMENIKEEYSRDVSDQMSYSDFVGFRNPTLETWDNYRYWQDSGFKKFLHRTFPIKLPEHRTLNPLLREYIYFLHSFDPFRFSVKKLSERYFLSQNCIHSIYKEESVKRFLRENQLCDEKTKRISKREAVLKIKELIYANKLGYKDAGDFENVKNEEDQFQGHKNTFDAINRQVIQVESISAFPLPDRRDPVPKRVDVDIPVANSANVKVMNWVNPNDKVVF
- a CDS encoding hypothetical protein, conserved (encoded by transcript PVX_081500A), encoding MKLPLGVVLSVMLLLGLICAEGDPPKPRRRDKYRNKFRKLHKIPTLSNDSDRNFLQMKSAHIYNPSIAYRDLFDNNSMGTSTIYYNRLMWGAVIFLFMFILVSSIGVYLYVKSLESSAPKKRHVKNATNYYVVNPIVPYANGPRNDQRNDQRNDQRNDQRNDQRNDQRNDQRNDQRNDQRNGLSAVKLKDNQWDVSNYKNEKLVTLDQVEVNNAVNIYHCEGSTFVIENEKFKSLAMHKCVKCNVVLKNLISSIEIISSSKAKVQVLGKCSSISIDKSTGVQIYLSKENSESEFTTALSSEMNVHLENENGEWTEITIPEQFQHRLANGKLLTRVSDLYSF
- a CDS encoding hypothetical protein, conserved (encoded by transcript PVX_081505A) translates to MRILKKAVNRWGFAAASPLGNRKVCCLPGVHKLVGGVGGPLNSTNGAPLNNTNGAPLNNTNGAPLNRANPFPSKRSMASGASVPYAKDSQMEEQMSNEEIIKFFEENKNMNIDKLYNMVKNLSRKKMEERKKIVEDDKFLGILEEIENRINIMNTRYLCNFSLRLVSLSINNDDIKKLLTKISEQVLKKMNVNPRDLVGICFALSLCNNVNEYFFEHVKKETISNIDAYTPTLLTQLLESMRLSQNLDIELTNLIIEKMCEEIDRFTTKDVTLALKTLSMAGIPRGFLIRRLCNLVFDNISHFHHSALVNILYNLTKLKFTTTNHIDVIYKNVEEHLEECNVTTLCELLYTFYMNEINEENKIRKIFYHLQYDHFNTTKTAVIIDFVHAATYYKNYVDGEKLTKLIDLLFKRNVPKSLTLIAKIREPIYFLAGDEQFMFDLNSISPSWLNAMNDFLRIDHEKLQALKTFHEVQNVLNTIAPNFKLNFVPLQIVNSFSVDFIENEKKIIIDLDTIVRHTSFQMKHKHFEKLGYKTAKIHFWKWRKCRSEKEQQNYLSDIIYSVTDRRTSATEQPAGESGEEKQISASQG
- a CDS encoding hypothetical protein, conserved (encoded by transcript PVX_081510A), with protein sequence MGCSKKRNNELLFPVAKLQKHFPPIEWWQGKEILHKIQKKNQRKFEKNPCDSLWGKFINCLRKYPHTFSKCRIEGTRYLQCLSSINQAEAIDKPTNYVKVLEYFKIFNETSRFKYKKPELADYSFSQSWPFGGEKGDAQDGGDKGA